Below is a window of Conger conger chromosome 16, fConCon1.1, whole genome shotgun sequence DNA.
GACATCGCCTATTGCTTTCATGATATTGTTATTTTGATCATTACATTCAATattgcaaattaaaatgttaccCAGTGTGCATTCTGATGCTCTGTTTTCAAGTGTCATcaaggctgcagctgagtctgAACAAATAATAGCCATACTTGGATGTGCCTCTAACCACCATGAAGGCCAGATTATTGCCAGTAATTCAGTGGCATAGACAGATAATCCATCTGAAACACGCACACCTTTTTGGATCTCAAAAggctctatatatatataccccaAAACCTACCTGCTTTACCAATCTGTGGATCCTTTGAACCATCTGTAATGATCTTCAAGTGTCTCTCTATAGGTGTGATTTAGAAGGCCCTCCACAATTATATTAGATTTTCTAATGATACATCACTATCAGGCTCAGGGAGCAACTAGATgtatatcaatatcaatatatatatatattcattaattcattaattcattcattagcctaacctgcttatcctgaacagggtcgtaggggggctggagcctatcccattgggtgaaaggcaggaatacaccctggacaggtcaccagtccagtTGTTAGTCTGATTGTGTGCAATACCAATGCATAGTCACATAGTCATTTAGATTAAGTCTCCTCTGCATTCGCTTTGGTAGTCACAGTTTCCTCTGCATTTGCTTTGATAGTCACAGTTTCCTCTGCATTTGCTTTGATAGCCATAGCTTAATCTGCACTTGCTTTGGTCATTGTAGCTTGCTCTGCATTTGCTAACACTCAAGAAATTGGGATTTGAAAAGGTCATAAGACCTTGGAACTAAACAAAACTGACTTGTAATTTAGAATCAGGACAATAATGTTTTGATGATGAATCCTAAACAGACGGTGCATGTTCACGTCCTCCTGAGAGTAATCTACACCAGCAGCACAACCAAAGTGGATTACACCActcattgcatttacatttacatttacatttttgtcatttagcagacgcttttaatccaaagtgacttacaagtgcataggttcttccacaagttaaagcatcacatcgataattagtaaaatacacatgaagtacTGTTCTAAAcacatagtcatcataagtgcaatttttttttttttttttttttggggggggggtttggtttagacaagagggatagggatatcagaaagaggggcgggggaaatcaggagggaggactaaggtacagtttgaaaaggtgtgtttttagtctgctgCAAATACTGGCAGGCCTCTAGGCCAATGCATAGAATTATGTGCATCTGTAGGGAGAAGTGCACACACTTTTTCGCAACAGAACTGAGGGAAACAACATACTAGCCCTTCCAATCATCCAACTGCTGGTTCATTGCCTAACAAATTTCTGGTAGGTCATTGGGTCAGACACCTGGGCAAGGGGTGGCATCATGATCCTGAAGCAGTGGGcttgggggagtggggggccAGGAAAGATATGTAAATCTGTAAATGAAACTGGTCCTGGAGTACTGGAATTACACTATGTTTTAGTAGGGAATGACTCGCAGTTGGGCCTGAAAAAAGGATGCTATAGTTTCTTATATCATAGATCACACTGAGTCTCATTTATTGGCACAGGCTGGTAGGTTATGGTCTGCACTGGCAAAGCTTGTCCTTTGTCACGGCAGAATTTAGCACAGGCTGATACCTGTTGATGGCTGGGATTGGCACAGGCTGGCATGGGCCAATGACAGGAGTGGTAGTTATGAGCCAAACAATTTGGCTGAAGCTGGTTAGGATTCATGACTGGTTGTTGGTAACGGTTTGGCTTAGCTCAGGCTGGTGGACATAACAGGATTTGACAGGGCCTGCTTGTTGACTGGCACAGGTTGGTCATTTGTAATGGCTGAGATTGGCACAGGCGGGCAGGGGCCAATGAGAGAAATTTCAATCAATGAattaaactttatttgtatagcgcttttcatgCAAGTAAATGTAGTTCAAAGTGATTTCCATGCAATGTGATTGAACAGAAGGCAAACAATGACAACAAATACACACCATTTAGATTAAAATGAAGATTTAAATGACAgaatgctaaaataaataaaaaatgataaattaatgaataaaaaaataagtaaataaacaaagtaGGAGTTCAGAATTAAAAGAGGTTGGCAATGCTGGTTGTTGGTGATAGACAGGCTGGGCTGGTAGACATTCATAACAGGGTTTGACAGGGCCTGCTTGTTGGCCATCATCTGAATGTTCATATCTTCTTGCTGAACAAGGCAGCCCTCTTTGTGCAGGGACTTGCTGGTCTGCACAGGCTGCTGACTGTTGATGGTTGGGATTGGCACAGGCTGACAGCGGCCAATGATAGGAGGTTGGCAATGCTGGTTGTTGGTGATGGACAGGCTTGGCTCAGGCTGGTGGACGTTCATAACAGGGTTTAACAGGGCCTGCTTGTTGGCAATGTTCATATCTTTTTGCTGAACAATGCAGCCATTTTTGTGCAGGGACTTGCTGGTCTGTCTGTAGTCACCTTTTGCGGTCACCTAGTAGGGGGGAAGACAGCTTTTTTTGAGTCCCCTATAGCTCAGTGTCAAATAACTTATTCTTTAGAGCAGGGATCTCAATCCAACAAGTGAAATTCTCAACCGCAACTGGCTTTGCAAAAGGTTATTTACTGATTTAAATGATTGCCTTTGCTCCTCCTCCTTTGTTTCTCAAAATAGAAATAAGAGAAGGGATTTTTATTGAGTGCACAAACCTGGCAGTTGGTTGTCATGGTTCCCTGTTTCTTCTCTTCAAGCTTCCGCTCTGCCCATTTTTGAGCACATGCCACATAGATCCGCCTCCCGTTGATCTCTGTCCCATTCATGTtgtccactgcctgaaccagtCAAACAGCACATTTCTGATGatacacagcactgtacacaaaATGATACTTGAAACTATCTTGGTCAAAAAGatgtattatttaataaaagATTGCATTTTTTCATCTCAGGTCTGCTCACCCTCTTTGCATCCCTGTGCCTCTGATAGCTGACAAACCCAATGCCTTTGGAATTTCCATAGTTATCAGTCACGACTCGTACACTCACTGTTGGGCCTGCACAAAGGGTGCAATAGTTACTCATTTCATAGATCACAATGAGTCACATTAACCCCTATCAATCCCAAGccaaatatgaa
It encodes the following:
- the LOC133114120 gene encoding polyadenylate-binding protein 1-like, giving the protein MSTSAPNYLDNTLYVGDLHHAVTEGILFDKFSRAGSVKSIRVCRNLITRRSLGYAYVNFREAAGAENALKTMNFELIMGKPIRIMRSQRDSSLRKSGMGNIFVGNLEKSIDNQALYNMFSRFGNILSCKVVACSDGGSKGHGFVHFETLEAAENAISEMSGKLFNNRKVFVEHFKSHQERVNETGDKEKDFTNIYIKNIAKDMNAKRLKETFGKYGPTVSVRVVTDNYGNSKGIGFVSYQRHRDAKRAVDNMNGTEINGRRIYVACAQKWAERKLEEKKQGTMTTNCQVTAKGDYRQTSKSLHKNGCIVQQKDMNIANKQALLNPVMNVHQPEPSLSITNNQHCQPPIIGRCQPVPIPTINSQQPVQTSKSLHKEGCLVQQEDMNIQMMANKQALSNPVMNVYQPSLSITNNQHCQPLLILNSYFPVPIPAINRYQPVLNSAVTKDKLCQCRP